One Coturnix japonica isolate 7356 chromosome 20, Coturnix japonica 2.1, whole genome shotgun sequence genomic window carries:
- the CEBPB gene encoding CCAAT/enhancer-binding protein beta, whose amino-acid sequence MQRLVAWDAACLPIQPPAFKSMEVANFYYEADCLAALNKLHPRAAGGRSMTELTVGDHERAIDFSPYLDPLAASQQPAQPPPPAAAAGGNFEPACSSGGQDFLSDLFAEDYKGSGGGKKPDYTYISLARHGHPCGSQSHKPGGLPGCFPPQIVETKVEPVFETLDSCKGPRKEEGGAGPGPGGMSSPYGSTVRSYLGYQSVPSGSSGNLSTSSSSSPPGTPNPSESSKSAAGAGSYSGPPAGKNKPKKCVDKNSDEYQLRRERNNIAVRKSRDKAKQRNLETQQKVLELTAENERLQKKVEQLTRELSTLRNLFKQLPEPLLASSPRC is encoded by the coding sequence atgCAACGCCTGGTGGCCTGGGACGCAGCATGCCTCCCCATTCAGCCGCCCGCCTTTAAATCCATGGAAGTGGCTAATTTCTATTACGAGGCGGACTGTCTAGCTGCTCTCAACAAGCTGCACCCGCGGGCGGCCGGGGGCCGCTCCATGACCGAGCTCACCGTAGGGGACCACGAGAGAGCCATCGACTTCAGCCCGTATCTGGACCCCTtagcagcatcccagcagccGGCGCAGCCGCCGCCtcccgcagcagcagcagggggcaACTTTgagcctgcctgcagcagcgGCGGCCAAGATTTCCTTTCCGATCTCTTCGCCGAGGACTATAAAGGCAGCGGCGGCGGCAAGAAGCCCGACTACACCTACATCAGCCTCGCCCGGCACGGCCACCCGTGCGGCAGCCAGAGCCACAAGCCGGGGGGGCTGCCGGGCTGCTTCCCGCCCCAGATCGTGGAGACCAAAGTGGAGCCGGTCTTCGAGACCCTGGACTCTTGCAAAGGGCCCCGTAAGGAAGAagggggagcggggccgggacCGGGGGGCATGTCCTCGCCCTACGGCAGCACCGTGCGCTCCTACCTGGGCTACCAGTCGGTGCCGAGCGGCAGCAGCGGGAACCTGTCCACCTCGTCCTCCTCCAGCCCCCCCGGCACCCCGAACCCCTCCGAGTCCTCCAAGTCGGCCGCCGGCGCCGGGAGCTACTCGGGGCCGCCGGCGGGCAAGAACAAGCCCAAGAAGTGCGTGGACAAGAACAGCGACGAGTACCAGCTGCGCCGGGAGCGCAACAACATCGCGGTGCGCAAGAGCCGCGACAAGGCCAAGCAGCGCAACCTGGAGACGCAGCAGAAGGTGCTGGAGCTGACGGCCGAGAACGAGAGGCTGCAGAAGAAGGTGGAGCAGCTCACCCGGGAGCTGAGCACCCTCAGGAACTTGTTCAAACAGCTGCCCGAGCCCCTGCTCGCCTCCTCGCCCCGCTGCTGA